A part of Verrucomicrobiota bacterium genomic DNA contains:
- a CDS encoding type II secretion system F family protein yields the protein MPIFVYEALKSSGARTSGSITATTKQEAFRLVMKQGLQPVTLKSEKEDTSFAKRILRQSSDGGATLSNRELLFLTEDLSDLLDAGLQLEPALKTLEKRKGSPRLTQITEALRNQVREGTSFSHALKTTSKSFNDLYCSVVEAGELSGTLPQILQRQAQYLSAQMDLASKVRSALIYPAFLIVVGALLIIIFVTFLVPQLTELLTQTGNDLPMTTRVLITTSDFMIEYWWAIFTVFILILLGIWQFLSKPAGLKWWHTNQLKVPLFGPVLETRVYTQLTFTLGTLIANGIPLLKSLQLTNRGTPNLFLQERFHAVESIVEEGGSLSYAAKKHQALPSEIIDMINVGEQTGNLGPSLLKISNRFEKDLNEKLIKMTTLIQPVIIVFMALIIGLVAFSIFDAIFSTVQSLSIR from the coding sequence ATGCCCATTTTCGTTTATGAAGCCCTAAAATCTAGTGGAGCTAGAACATCGGGATCAATCACAGCTACAACTAAACAAGAAGCTTTCCGCCTTGTCATGAAACAAGGCCTTCAGCCAGTCACTCTTAAAAGCGAAAAAGAAGACACTTCCTTCGCCAAGCGTATTTTAAGACAATCTAGCGACGGCGGGGCAACACTCTCAAATCGTGAATTGCTTTTTCTCACGGAAGATTTATCCGATCTCCTCGATGCTGGCCTACAACTTGAACCCGCTCTAAAAACCTTGGAGAAACGTAAAGGGTCCCCCAGGCTCACTCAGATCACAGAGGCTCTAAGAAATCAAGTCCGCGAGGGAACATCCTTCTCGCATGCCCTCAAAACCACTTCTAAAAGTTTTAATGACCTCTACTGTTCTGTGGTAGAAGCAGGCGAGTTATCGGGGACTTTGCCTCAGATTTTGCAAAGACAAGCTCAATACCTTTCTGCTCAAATGGACCTTGCTAGCAAAGTCCGAAGTGCTCTGATATACCCAGCTTTCCTCATCGTCGTTGGAGCACTACTGATTATCATTTTTGTCACGTTCCTTGTTCCCCAACTCACAGAATTACTTACCCAAACCGGTAATGACCTACCGATGACTACCCGAGTACTAATAACCACCAGTGATTTCATGATCGAATATTGGTGGGCAATCTTTACAGTATTTATTCTGATTTTATTAGGCATTTGGCAATTTTTATCCAAACCTGCCGGCCTTAAATGGTGGCACACGAATCAGCTCAAAGTTCCCTTATTCGGCCCTGTGTTAGAAACGCGTGTTTATACTCAGCTCACTTTCACCCTGGGAACTCTCATAGCCAACGGAATCCCTCTACTCAAATCACTACAGCTGACCAATCGAGGAACACCCAACTTATTTTTACAAGAACGCTTCCACGCAGTAGAAAGCATTGTCGAAGAGGGAGGCAGCTTAAGCTACGCCGCTAAAAAGCATCAAGCCCTTCCCAGTGAGATTATTGATATGATTAACGTAGGTGAACAAACTGGCAATCTTGGACCCTCATTGCTCAAAATCTCTAATCGCTTCGAAAAAGACCTCAATGAAAAGCTTATCAAAATGACCACACTTATTCAACCAGTGATCATTGTATTCATGGCTTTAATCATTGGTCTCGTGGCCTTCTCCATTTTCGACGCCATTTTCAGCACGGTACAATCGCTTAGCATACGTTAA
- a CDS encoding sulfatase-like hydrolase/transferase, which yields MSPVMKVYFFIILLVISLIFQAPVKSKVLVDFTTGDSVNALNSVYPMQFDQLGGEPPSIRTADRSGDVPVLSGKLTSGSVENGSFVITIEARNNEPSDWNPQTWRGGTAQPVNGSSSGLGIKDGGIRRVDTGEAILWTFELDLLDLEPGKSLLLTAASFANSKAELWKLTGTPGSSNAGTLISTGATWSGLIQIEDGDSFALSGDGFIESLTLELVNFGDSETPSGLIATSGVSKAILNWDEDLSNTLKEFKVYRSQKSPVTTSDYLSTIVSNQYEDETAAIGVTYYYAVSAVGNNDIESNLSSEASVVPEPPEALQLLDVATLPTSPLSVWSDQSGQNNNAAALVGQVTFPSSSLSKSGLEGVDFGAGRNSLKLFDAEESKAILDLSVNGDGFCIMIAMKCDSLVQSGFNDVLGNSTESLTGLQMGYTPDGIIQVRLGTELIISSGKALSNGDTVVMAFQYDANSETYELWDSKNYTSRSGPLSRANFSTDNPITLGSIDEPNQYLDGMVGEIRVFNSPLGDYLFKEVREKLLHRWVKPPNIVMLFVDDWAWNGSPILMDKRMLNSGMPGLVDMPNLERLANQGMIFRNAYASPQCGPSRVSLQTGQSNARNGFTVVTGKNTGYFDYSGPSFNPVLACTADNNIRPGTTTIPEALDLMGYQSAHIGKWHSGGSPADEGYVLHDGNTSNKEGNTHIGDETVLTGLTDPKLTGHITNKATRFIEESYLAHRPFYVQLSYYAMHAGEECFPKVRQYYQEFLEREYSYYSKNDLDPDNLKRKVDPAVWLGMAYELDLSFGTVLSKLDELGIAENTYIVMMSDNGFRHSILRNVRGQSQPLHMKKWWVWQGGIRVPMVAMGPGIPNGSSTTANVANYDLLPTFFEWAGGDPDRLQNIDGVSLKGLMEEKPQTESFLNRSLYFHYPHYRNTLPHSCVIRGYDKVMYFYETPLLFPEEDPIMLFDLANDPAEYHNIYGHNTETKARGDALYQDLKNYLKSVGARIPILNLEEEVNNFDSSEISESVADTPDNWQYFNASSYFGTEKASLSLGSGFFLGTRPLKFDETERHSFADYWKESWSIDIGEWAEDFDGDGDNNLVEYVFGGNPTDAFDSGYEPAFNTLDGSFEIDFRTRNDDSRIQYLIETSNNLENWTTVNSFLDSPQPNSTEFDIRSISIPMDEDKKFIRFRVNLQ from the coding sequence ATGAGCCCAGTAATGAAAGTTTATTTTTTTATTATCCTACTTGTAATTTCTTTAATCTTTCAAGCGCCTGTGAAGAGCAAGGTGTTGGTTGACTTCACTACTGGAGATTCAGTCAATGCGTTAAATTCTGTCTACCCAATGCAGTTTGATCAGCTAGGTGGAGAGCCCCCCTCAATTAGGACAGCCGATAGATCTGGCGACGTTCCTGTGCTATCAGGCAAGCTCACTTCTGGTAGTGTTGAGAACGGATCTTTCGTTATTACTATTGAAGCCAGGAATAATGAGCCCTCCGACTGGAATCCACAAACTTGGAGAGGTGGAACAGCGCAACCAGTAAATGGCTCTTCTTCAGGTTTAGGCATTAAAGACGGTGGGATTAGAAGGGTTGATACCGGTGAAGCAATCTTGTGGACATTTGAACTGGACCTACTGGATTTAGAACCTGGTAAGTCTTTGTTGCTGACCGCCGCCTCATTTGCCAACTCCAAAGCAGAACTTTGGAAGTTAACAGGAACTCCAGGCTCATCAAATGCGGGCACACTCATTTCTACAGGAGCAACCTGGAGCGGTTTGATTCAAATAGAAGATGGAGACTCTTTTGCTTTATCAGGTGACGGATTTATAGAAAGCCTCACACTTGAATTAGTAAATTTTGGAGATTCTGAAACACCAAGTGGTTTGATAGCAACCAGCGGAGTTTCAAAAGCCATTTTAAACTGGGACGAAGATCTTTCAAATACCCTCAAAGAATTTAAAGTCTATCGTTCACAAAAAAGCCCAGTGACGACATCTGACTACCTCAGCACAATTGTTAGCAATCAATATGAGGATGAAACTGCAGCAATTGGAGTGACATACTATTACGCAGTGTCAGCCGTAGGAAATAATGACATAGAATCAAACTTAAGTTCTGAGGCCTCAGTTGTGCCAGAACCGCCTGAAGCCTTACAGCTCTTGGATGTAGCAACTCTGCCTACCAGCCCTCTATCAGTATGGTCTGACCAAAGCGGCCAAAATAATAATGCAGCTGCCTTGGTTGGGCAAGTGACTTTCCCAAGCTCAAGTCTTTCTAAAAGCGGTCTAGAGGGCGTTGATTTCGGAGCGGGGCGTAACAGTCTGAAGCTTTTTGACGCTGAAGAATCAAAAGCCATTCTGGACCTATCTGTAAATGGAGATGGCTTCTGTATCATGATAGCTATGAAATGCGACAGCCTAGTTCAAAGTGGTTTTAATGACGTTCTTGGCAACTCAACAGAAAGTTTAACCGGCCTGCAAATGGGCTACACTCCAGATGGGATCATTCAAGTGAGACTGGGAACAGAATTAATTATTTCATCAGGAAAAGCCTTGTCTAATGGAGACACGGTAGTGATGGCATTCCAGTATGACGCTAATAGTGAAACTTATGAACTATGGGACTCTAAAAATTACACTTCTAGATCAGGGCCTTTATCTCGTGCTAACTTCTCAACAGATAACCCTATTACTTTAGGGAGCATTGATGAACCCAACCAATATCTAGACGGGATGGTGGGTGAGATTAGGGTTTTTAATTCTCCTCTTGGAGACTATCTTTTCAAAGAGGTTCGCGAGAAACTGTTGCACCGCTGGGTGAAACCACCAAATATCGTTATGCTTTTTGTTGATGACTGGGCTTGGAACGGATCTCCTATATTGATGGATAAGCGCATGCTAAATTCTGGTATGCCAGGCTTGGTTGACATGCCTAACTTAGAAAGATTGGCTAATCAAGGCATGATTTTCCGCAATGCCTATGCATCTCCTCAGTGTGGGCCCTCTAGGGTTTCCCTACAAACCGGTCAATCCAATGCGAGGAACGGATTTACTGTAGTAACTGGCAAAAACACCGGATATTTTGACTACTCAGGCCCCTCTTTCAACCCTGTTCTCGCTTGCACCGCTGATAACAACATACGACCTGGCACGACCACTATACCCGAAGCCCTCGATTTAATGGGTTATCAAAGTGCCCATATAGGCAAGTGGCATTCTGGCGGATCGCCAGCAGATGAGGGCTATGTTCTACACGACGGTAATACGAGCAACAAAGAAGGCAACACACACATAGGCGATGAAACAGTCCTCACTGGATTAACTGATCCCAAACTGACGGGTCATATTACAAATAAAGCCACCCGTTTTATAGAAGAGTCCTACCTTGCCCATCGCCCCTTCTACGTCCAACTTTCTTACTATGCAATGCATGCTGGGGAGGAATGCTTCCCGAAAGTCCGCCAATACTATCAGGAATTCCTGGAGAGAGAATATAGCTACTACAGCAAAAATGACCTAGATCCAGACAACCTAAAGAGAAAAGTAGATCCCGCAGTCTGGCTAGGAATGGCTTACGAACTCGATCTATCATTCGGAACTGTTCTCAGTAAACTAGATGAACTAGGTATTGCCGAGAACACCTACATCGTGATGATGTCTGACAATGGATTCCGCCACAGCATCCTAAGAAATGTCCGCGGACAATCACAGCCGTTGCACATGAAGAAATGGTGGGTTTGGCAAGGTGGAATTAGAGTCCCCATGGTAGCTATGGGGCCTGGCATTCCCAATGGCTCCTCGACTACAGCCAATGTTGCAAACTACGACCTTCTTCCCACCTTCTTTGAATGGGCAGGGGGCGATCCAGATAGGCTTCAAAATATTGATGGGGTTAGCTTGAAGGGGTTGATGGAGGAAAAGCCGCAAACAGAATCTTTCCTGAATCGTTCGCTTTATTTCCATTACCCACACTATCGAAATACTTTACCTCATTCCTGTGTCATTAGAGGTTATGATAAAGTCATGTACTTTTATGAAACCCCGCTACTCTTTCCGGAAGAGGATCCCATTATGTTGTTTGATTTGGCAAATGATCCAGCAGAGTATCACAATATTTATGGACACAATACTGAGACTAAAGCTCGAGGTGATGCTCTATACCAGGACTTGAAGAATTACCTAAAATCTGTGGGAGCCAGAATTCCCATACTTAACTTGGAGGAAGAAGTAAATAATTTCGATTCATCAGAAATTTCTGAAAGCGTCGCAGATACCCCTGACAATTGGCAGTATTTCAATGCATCAAGCTACTTTGGTACCGAGAAAGCCTCTTTAAGCTTGGGTAGTGGATTCTTCCTCGGCACCCGACCTCTCAAATTTGATGAAACGGAGAGACACTCCTTCGCGGATTATTGGAAAGAATCATGGAGTATAGATATTGGTGAATGGGCTGAGGACTTTGACGGAGACGGCGACAATAATTTAGTGGAATATGTCTTCGGAGGCAACCCCACTGATGCCTTCGACTCTGGCTACGAACCTGCATTCAATACTTTAGATGGCAGTTTCGAAATAGATTTTCGGACTAGAAATGATGACTCACGCATCCAATACCTTATTGAAACCTCCAACAATCTAGAAAACTGGACTACTGTAAATTCCTTTCTAGATAGCCCTCAACCAAATTCTACAGAATTCGATATAAGATCTATATCTATACCCATGGATGAAGACAAAAAATTCATTCGCTTCCGAGTAAACCTCCAATAA
- the gspG gene encoding type II secretion system major pseudopilin GspG: MNSKKLITYLSKRNTHSKAGFTLVEIMIVLAIIMVLIGFAVNRMAGVGDAAKITRADADIGNIAAAIRVYESGNLQPPSSSQGLNALVNRPSPAPRRWTQLMDSVPLDPWGIEYQYRYPGKKNPKGFDLFSKGPDRIENTEDDIGNWDN, encoded by the coding sequence ATGAATTCGAAGAAATTAATCACTTACTTAAGCAAAAGAAATACGCACTCCAAAGCCGGCTTCACCTTGGTAGAAATCATGATCGTATTGGCCATTATCATGGTCCTCATAGGCTTTGCTGTTAACCGAATGGCGGGAGTGGGAGATGCCGCTAAAATTACGCGTGCTGACGCAGATATTGGCAATATTGCTGCAGCCATAAGGGTTTATGAATCTGGCAACTTACAACCACCAAGCTCTTCCCAAGGCTTGAATGCCTTGGTTAATAGACCTAGCCCTGCACCTAGAAGATGGACCCAGCTTATGGATAGCGTACCTCTAGACCCATGGGGGATAGAATACCAATATCGTTACCCGGGGAAGAAGAACCCTAAAGGGTTTGACTTGTTTTCAAAAGGACCGGATCGTATCGAAAATACTGAGGATGACATTGGCAACTGGGATAATTAG
- a CDS encoding GspE/PulE family protein, which produces MLEKYIIELAHNSGAADKERTAEVIAQALQQQQSPIVSLIDGGLVDEKEFLTSLASSLSLPWWDEEQIELSEELQERFPVKLAIKNALLPLEAHDGSITVLTCDPFNLMARQAVARHVDGTIRWGLARRTRIIECLKDSYGIGAETFEQIMAEGGGLSGFEDVSQEVTNLDEDDSEASVARFVNQIIREALDQRATDIHIEPLEDDLRIRYRIDSVLHEVPIPSQIKLLKATLISRLKIMANLDIAERRLPQDGRINLELAGQAIDVRIATIPSVAGESVSLRLLGSRQFTLTQLGLSKEDEPVIKELLAMPNGIILMTGPTGSGKSTTLYTLLSCLNTKDRRIVTIEDPVEYKLPGVIQIAVKPEINLTFAAGLRSILRGDPNVIMVGEMRDVETGETAIRAALTGHLVFSTLHTNDAVGGIIRLIDMGIDPYLVCSSVRAFIAQRLVRVLCQECMQPHSYSPDYLNSIGFPATGFDKAMSHSGCEKCRFTGYEGRTAILEICRMTDAVQELVQQGKTAAEIRAMALHEGMNTLRQAGFAKVQEGLTTIEEVLRVTMEDSEEEEREKRKLFASTS; this is translated from the coding sequence ATGCTGGAAAAGTATATTATAGAATTGGCTCATAACTCTGGAGCTGCTGACAAAGAACGAACTGCTGAAGTAATTGCGCAAGCCTTACAGCAGCAACAATCCCCCATAGTCTCATTGATTGATGGAGGATTAGTTGATGAAAAGGAATTTCTCACATCGCTTGCTTCCAGTTTATCGCTTCCCTGGTGGGACGAAGAACAAATAGAATTATCAGAAGAATTACAAGAACGCTTTCCTGTTAAATTAGCTATCAAGAATGCTCTCTTGCCTCTGGAGGCTCATGATGGAAGCATTACGGTGCTAACTTGTGACCCTTTCAATCTTATGGCACGCCAGGCTGTAGCACGCCATGTTGACGGAACGATCCGCTGGGGCCTTGCTCGCCGCACTCGCATTATCGAGTGTCTCAAAGATAGCTACGGTATAGGAGCGGAGACTTTTGAACAGATCATGGCTGAAGGTGGAGGCCTCTCAGGATTTGAGGATGTTTCTCAAGAAGTTACCAATCTCGATGAAGATGACTCTGAAGCTTCTGTTGCACGCTTTGTAAACCAGATCATCCGCGAAGCTCTAGATCAGCGAGCGACTGATATTCACATCGAACCTCTCGAAGATGACTTACGGATTCGCTATCGCATCGACTCTGTTCTGCACGAAGTCCCTATCCCTTCACAAATCAAGCTTCTCAAAGCTACACTTATCTCTCGTCTTAAAATTATGGCGAATCTCGACATTGCGGAGAGACGACTTCCTCAAGATGGCCGTATCAACCTTGAACTAGCAGGCCAGGCCATAGATGTTCGTATTGCTACAATCCCTTCTGTAGCAGGGGAGTCTGTAAGTCTTCGTCTGCTTGGCTCAAGACAGTTCACTCTCACTCAACTTGGCCTAAGCAAGGAAGATGAACCTGTTATCAAAGAACTCTTGGCCATGCCCAATGGTATTATCCTTATGACTGGGCCAACTGGCAGTGGCAAATCCACTACTCTTTATACTTTACTATCTTGTCTCAATACCAAAGATCGTCGAATCGTCACTATCGAAGATCCTGTTGAGTATAAACTACCGGGAGTCATTCAAATAGCAGTAAAGCCGGAAATCAACTTAACCTTCGCGGCTGGCTTGCGCTCTATCTTGCGGGGCGACCCAAATGTCATTATGGTGGGAGAGATGCGGGATGTTGAGACTGGAGAAACCGCTATACGCGCAGCACTGACAGGACACCTCGTTTTCTCCACCTTGCATACTAACGATGCTGTTGGTGGTATTATCCGATTAATAGATATGGGTATTGATCCTTACCTAGTCTGTTCTTCTGTGCGCGCTTTCATTGCTCAGCGGTTGGTGCGTGTACTGTGCCAAGAATGCATGCAGCCCCATAGCTATTCACCTGATTACTTGAATTCCATAGGTTTTCCTGCTACTGGATTTGATAAAGCCATGTCACACAGCGGCTGTGAGAAGTGCCGATTCACAGGCTATGAGGGGCGTACTGCTATTCTGGAAATTTGCCGCATGACAGATGCTGTGCAAGAGCTCGTGCAGCAGGGCAAGACTGCTGCAGAAATCAGAGCAATGGCACTACATGAAGGTATGAATACCCTAAGGCAAGCAGGTTTTGCCAAAGTGCAGGAGGGCCTCACTACTATCGAAGAAGTGCTTCGTGTTACCATGGAAGACAGCGAAGAAGAAGAAAGGGAAAAGAGAAAGCTATTTGCCTCTACTTCTTAA
- the miaA gene encoding tRNA (adenosine(37)-N6)-dimethylallyltransferase MiaA, with amino-acid sequence MDWSSVLRRGGIKQQQDTPFFVLGPTAVGKSELALDTACAWGAEVISMDAFQVYKGLDIGTGKVSSDDQARVKHHLLDVVGPHENFHVARYLELVSDALAEIRQGQVPVVFVGGTGLYYRALRRGLTRAPVSEPEIVNRLETLPLDRLKKMAIDCDPEWAQRKGSDLGNTRRLIRVIAVFQDTGKPLSQWQKEMSLPLCSENSPAQVICLVMETNALRKRIQKRVQKMWSSGWLEEVEQLMMLADWQGSQSYQALGYAQVEAFLLGKVTKDEAINEIVTKTSQFAKRQMTWWRKEKVPFFEL; translated from the coding sequence GTGGATTGGTCTAGTGTATTAAGGCGAGGTGGTATCAAACAGCAGCAAGATACTCCTTTTTTTGTTCTTGGGCCAACCGCAGTTGGTAAATCAGAACTTGCTCTAGATACGGCATGTGCATGGGGAGCGGAAGTGATATCAATGGATGCTTTCCAAGTTTATAAAGGCTTGGATATTGGGACAGGCAAGGTCTCGTCAGATGATCAAGCAAGAGTTAAGCACCACTTATTGGATGTGGTAGGCCCTCACGAAAATTTCCATGTTGCTCGCTACTTAGAGTTGGTTTCTGATGCCCTAGCAGAGATCCGACAAGGCCAAGTTCCAGTTGTTTTTGTAGGTGGGACGGGGTTATATTACCGTGCACTGCGTCGGGGTTTGACTCGGGCGCCTGTATCTGAACCTGAAATTGTCAATAGACTAGAAACCCTCCCTTTAGACCGGCTCAAGAAAATGGCTATAGATTGTGATCCCGAATGGGCTCAACGAAAGGGCTCAGACTTAGGTAATACAAGGAGATTGATCCGAGTTATTGCAGTCTTTCAAGATACGGGAAAGCCCTTGTCTCAATGGCAAAAAGAAATGTCTCTCCCACTCTGTTCTGAGAACAGTCCTGCGCAGGTGATTTGTTTGGTAATGGAGACAAATGCTCTTCGCAAACGTATACAAAAAAGGGTGCAAAAGATGTGGTCTAGCGGATGGCTGGAGGAAGTGGAGCAGTTGATGATGCTTGCTGATTGGCAAGGGTCCCAATCCTACCAAGCGCTTGGTTATGCACAGGTTGAAGCCTTCCTTTTAGGAAAGGTCACAAAGGATGAAGCCATTAATGAAATTGTTACCAAAACAAGCCAGTTTGCCAAAAGACAAATGACCTGGTGGCGGAAAGAAAAAGTTCCTTTTTTTGAGCTATAA
- a CDS encoding NADH-quinone oxidoreductase subunit J produces the protein MEALFFWIFAIGLVSSGLAVILNRNPVGSAMSLVAAFFFLALLFLTLEAFFLFVVQIIVYAGAVMVLFLFIIMLLDIPTEEKRPLPWFKMGGVAFMTAILGIFFFKALDSLPHGSKTLNWNSGAEMPGAKEVGKSLFSDYILPFEATAVLLLMATVGVILLSRRIAKAK, from the coding sequence ATGGAAGCATTGTTTTTTTGGATTTTCGCAATCGGGCTGGTTAGCTCTGGTTTAGCGGTGATATTGAATCGGAATCCGGTGGGGTCTGCGATGTCGCTAGTCGCTGCCTTTTTCTTCTTAGCGCTTCTTTTTCTTACCTTGGAAGCGTTTTTCTTATTTGTTGTTCAGATCATTGTTTACGCAGGCGCTGTGATGGTCTTGTTTTTGTTCATCATCATGTTGCTAGATATCCCTACGGAGGAAAAGCGTCCGTTGCCTTGGTTTAAAATGGGAGGTGTAGCTTTCATGACCGCGATTCTGGGAATTTTCTTTTTTAAAGCATTGGATAGCCTTCCCCATGGCTCAAAGACTCTCAACTGGAATAGTGGAGCTGAAATGCCTGGAGCAAAAGAAGTCGGGAAATCATTGTTTAGCGATTACATATTACCCTTTGAAGCCACTGCGGTGCTTTTATTGATGGCAACTGTCGGTGTGATTTTATTAAGCCGAAGGATAGCAAAGGCGAAGTAA
- a CDS encoding alanine--glyoxylate aminotransferase family protein, translating into MSHLKLFIPGPIEVSEKTMQAFAKPMVGHRSKDFQELNARVQPGLQKVFYTKQPVFVATGSAWSVMEASIRNLVSKKVLNCMSGAFSDKWNSVAKKCGKEAEAYQVEWGEAILPKVVDEKLATGEFDAITLIHNETSTGTMNPLFEIAALKKKYPEVMFIVDTVSSFSTMKIPFDDLAIDVMLAGTQKALALPAGAAVFAVSEAAFAKAETIKDRGYYLDFLEFRVNQEKSMTPTTPSISHYYALESKLEDMLSEGLDQRFARHKKNQELAHAWVRENGFEFFPAKGYESISLTCVKNNREINVAALQKWLRSSKSVVMDGGYGKVKGKTFRISHMGDETSETVAEYLAWLSEGIDSVQSVSA; encoded by the coding sequence ATGTCTCATTTAAAATTATTTATTCCAGGTCCAATAGAGGTTTCAGAAAAAACCATGCAAGCATTTGCTAAACCTATGGTTGGGCACCGCTCAAAGGATTTTCAGGAACTCAATGCTAGAGTGCAGCCTGGTTTGCAAAAGGTCTTTTACACAAAGCAGCCTGTTTTTGTGGCAACTGGTTCAGCCTGGTCAGTGATGGAAGCCTCTATTCGTAACCTGGTTTCGAAAAAGGTTTTGAATTGTATGAGTGGGGCTTTCTCAGATAAGTGGAATAGCGTTGCCAAGAAATGTGGTAAGGAAGCTGAAGCTTATCAGGTAGAATGGGGTGAAGCCATTCTACCCAAAGTAGTTGATGAAAAACTGGCTACTGGTGAGTTTGATGCGATTACGCTCATTCACAATGAAACCTCAACCGGGACTATGAATCCATTGTTTGAGATAGCAGCATTGAAAAAAAAGTATCCTGAAGTGATGTTTATTGTGGATACAGTGAGCTCTTTTTCGACCATGAAAATTCCTTTCGATGATCTAGCTATTGATGTCATGTTGGCTGGAACTCAGAAAGCGTTAGCATTACCTGCGGGAGCGGCGGTTTTTGCTGTATCTGAGGCTGCATTTGCTAAAGCCGAGACAATTAAGGACCGTGGTTATTATTTGGATTTCTTGGAATTCAGAGTAAACCAAGAGAAGAGTATGACACCTACTACGCCTTCTATTTCTCATTATTATGCATTAGAAAGTAAATTGGAGGACATGCTCTCAGAAGGATTAGATCAGCGTTTTGCGCGACATAAGAAAAACCAAGAATTAGCACATGCTTGGGTGAGGGAAAATGGCTTTGAGTTTTTCCCGGCCAAGGGATATGAGTCTATCTCATTGACCTGTGTGAAAAATAACCGCGAGATTAATGTTGCAGCCTTACAAAAATGGCTGCGTTCTAGTAAGTCAGTTGTGATGGACGGTGGTTATGGAAAAGTGAAGGGCAAGACGTTCCGTATTTCACACATGGGTGATGAAACTAGCGAGACGGTGGCTGAGTATTTGGCATGGCTATCTGAAGGAATAGATTCAGTTCAGTCTGTGAGCGCTTAA
- a CDS encoding NADH-quinone oxidoreductase subunit I: protein MIVSRPKLGFLDKIYFPAILGGMLITLRHLIKTWKRLIFKKEIKPEERTLMDMSSTGMVTMQYPEEKWPLPPGYRGAPTLVKDEDDRTKCVSCQLCEFICPPRAIRITPGDIPADSVHAKVEKAPKAFDIDMLRCIYCGLCEEVCPEEAIYLKDEYALVGTNRDEMVNHKDKLLEMGGVTPRPIKKWENK, encoded by the coding sequence ATGATCGTTTCAAGACCGAAACTAGGTTTCTTAGACAAGATTTATTTTCCGGCGATTCTGGGGGGGATGCTGATTACTTTAAGGCACTTAATCAAGACTTGGAAGAGGCTGATTTTCAAAAAAGAAATTAAACCGGAGGAGCGGACTTTGATGGATATGTCGAGCACGGGTATGGTGACCATGCAGTATCCAGAGGAGAAGTGGCCGTTGCCTCCAGGGTATAGGGGCGCTCCTACCTTAGTTAAGGATGAGGATGATCGGACAAAATGTGTCTCCTGTCAGCTTTGCGAGTTTATATGTCCGCCTCGCGCTATTCGCATCACGCCAGGAGACATACCAGCTGATAGCGTTCATGCTAAAGTTGAGAAGGCTCCCAAGGCTTTTGATATAGATATGTTGCGTTGCATCTATTGTGGTCTCTGCGAAGAGGTTTGTCCTGAGGAAGCCATTTATCTTAAAGACGAGTATGCTCTAGTGGGAACGAATCGCGATGAAATGGTGAACCATAAAGACAAATTATTAGAAATGGGAGGAGTGACCCCGCGTCCTATCAAAAAATGGGAAAATAAGTAA